In Hemitrygon akajei chromosome 17, sHemAka1.3, whole genome shotgun sequence, one DNA window encodes the following:
- the LOC140740440 gene encoding oxidative stress-induced growth inhibitor 1-like encodes MDQAAQRLSPLPVVVIGNGPSAICLSYFLSGYRPYFKESSVHPNPILQRKLEANLGRSIVDQNLEFLSEGLEGRSHSPVAVLFDSILRPDADLGVSLDSVLSWRLEPNQYIPHLVLGKGPPGGAWHSIEGSVFTLSLGEWMELPDLPFRDWMRDKRRYLRNDRAMTADVAQYYQHYIQAKQLQESFVCGAVVTSVRRLSQPPGREERTCADRAASDGPSASLFEVSGYSITKAGSEEAFSVCTENVVLATGTYDSPAWLGIEGEDLPFVHHATSEVETVIKEYQRAMSFDPILIVGAGLTAADAVIAARHSNVPVIHVFRREVNDPGLIFNQLSKLMYPEYHKVHQMMVQQACTSIGPYNDYLSLPGHQVLRFTHDKKCVLQDLASGGSRTANIFMALILIGSEPNLAFLPNGGRSLAVNPELPFSTRRNPIDVDRYTYECTRERGMYALGPLVADNFVRFLQGGALAITSALSKARSHASVQSGSSL; translated from the exons ATGGACCAGGCTGCACAAAGACTCAGTCCCCTTCCTGTGGTTGTAATCG GGAATGGGCCCTCTGCCATTTGCCTGTCCTATTTCCTGTCTGGATATCGGCCTTACTTTAAGGAATCTTCAGTCCATCCTAATCCAATTCTTCAACGGAAATTGGAGGCAAATCTGGGGAGATCCATCGTCGATCAG AACCTGGAGTTCCTGTCTGAGGGATTGGAGGGCCGTTCCCACAGTCCAGTTGCCGTTCTGTTTGATTCCATCCTGCGACCTGATGCTGATTTGGGTGTATCCTTAGATTCTGTGCTGAGCTGGAGACTTGAGCCAAACCAATACATTCCTCACCTCGTCCTGGGAAAGGGACCTCCTGGTGGAGCTTGGCAT TCCATTGAGGGTTCTGTGTTTACACTGAGTCTTGGAGAATGGATGGAGTTGCCTGACCTGCCTTTCAGAGACTGGATGAGGGACAAGAGAAG GTACCTGCGGAATGACAGGGCCATGACCGCCGATGTCGCCCAATATTATCAGCACTACATCCAGGCTAAGCAGCTGCAGGAGAGCTTTGTGTGTGGAGCTGTCGTGACCTCAGTGAGGAGGCTCAGTCAGCCGCCCGGCCGGGAGGAGCGGACGTGTGCGGACAGGGCAGCCTCGGATGGCCCTTCGGCCAGCCTGTTTGAGGTGAGCGGCTACAGCATCACAAAGGCTGGCTCAGAGGAGGCCTTCTCCGTCTGCACAGAGAACGTCGTGCTGGCAACAGGGACCTATGACAGCCCCGCCTGGCTGGGCATTGAAGGCGAAGACCTCCCCTTTGTCCATCACGCCACCTCGGAAGTGGAAACGGTCATTAAGGAGTATCAGAGGGCAATGAGCTTTGACCCCATTTTGATTGTGGGAGCAGGTTTGACTGCTGCCGATGCTGTCATTGCTGCTCGTCATAGCAACGTCCCAGTAATCCACGTCTTCCGCAGGGAGGTGAATGACCCAGGTCTCATCTTCAACCAGCTTTCCAAACTGATGTACCCCGAGTATCACAAGGTGCACCAGATGATGGTCCAGCAGGCGTGTACCAGCATAGGGCCCTACAATGACTACCTCAGCCTTCCCGGACACCAAGTGCTACGCTTCACCCACGACAAGAAATGTGTCCTTCAGGACCTGGCATCGGGAGGGAGCAGGACAGCCAACATCTTCATGGCCCTCATTCTGATTGGTTCAGAGCCCAACCTGGCCTTTTTGCCCAATGGTGGAAGGTCACTGGCTGTCAACCCAGAGCTCCCGTTCAGCACCAGGCGCAACCCCATAGACGTGGACCGCTATACGTACGAGTGTACGCGAGAGAGGGGAATGTACGCCCTCGGCCCCCTGGTGGCCGACAACTTTGTCCGCTTCCTGCAGGGTGGTGCCCTCGCCATCACCAGTGCTCTGAGCAAGGCCAGGTCCCACGCTAGTGTCCAGTCTGGAAGCAGCCTGTGA